The following proteins are co-located in the Coleofasciculus chthonoplastes PCC 7420 genome:
- the yqeK gene encoding bis(5'-nucleosyl)-tetraphosphatase (symmetrical) YqeK, with translation MRDQVLTWLDDNVPTARMQHILRVEQMSMELARHYHLNVEQAAQAGLMHDLAKYFKPERLLRMAKEAGIDIDPICAATPHLLHADVSAIVAKEQFAIQEDAVLNAIALHTLGNPGMSEMSCVVFLADSLEPGRGDTPELENLRKIAHIDLHKAVWLTCDYCVKHLLNTRRLIHPRMILTRNWAVQRFSQKPELTQ, from the coding sequence ATGCGGGATCAGGTTTTAACCTGGCTAGACGATAATGTTCCGACAGCCCGGATGCAGCACATCCTGAGGGTTGAGCAGATGTCTATGGAATTAGCTCGACATTATCATTTAAATGTGGAACAAGCCGCTCAAGCCGGATTGATGCATGATCTGGCTAAATACTTTAAGCCAGAGCGACTCTTGCGAATGGCTAAGGAGGCAGGTATCGATATAGATCCAATCTGTGCGGCGACTCCCCATCTGTTACATGCTGATGTCAGTGCTATCGTGGCTAAAGAGCAGTTCGCTATCCAAGAGGACGCTGTACTCAATGCGATCGCGCTGCACACGTTAGGAAATCCAGGAATGAGTGAGATGAGCTGCGTTGTGTTTTTAGCCGATAGTCTAGAACCAGGTCGTGGTGATACACCGGAGTTGGAGAATTTGCGGAAAATTGCTCACATCGATCTGCACAAAGCCGTTTGGCTAACCTGTGACTACTGTGTCAAACACCTGCTCAATACTCGTCGCCTGATTCACCCCCGCATGATCTTAACTCGGAACTGGGCGGTGCAACGCTTTAGCCAAAAACCAGAATTGACTCAGTAG
- a CDS encoding LysR family transcriptional regulator substrate-binding protein, with protein AHRTARATLTLGGDRFLFRARKICHEWKTATQELSDLLDGKQPELCVAAIHSVCAHYLPPVLQRFCQDYPNVQLRVTALGSDRALKVLKDGLVDLAIVMNNRYLTASAEMVTEQLYDEPIEVLMAADHPLTKYTLVPLDALTCYPHVIFKDGYGMQRLVQDLFSRQSGTLNASLELNSLDAFRGVVRQGHLISLLPRSALVEALNDPTLAVRSIAAATENGSPPKQTLTRQVVLVTTQDRLQIPPIRAFYNMVLELMPTCHTTVQETVSVTPAIAP; from the coding sequence GCTCATCGAACGGCTCGGGCGACATTAACCTTAGGAGGCGATCGCTTTTTATTTCGCGCCCGTAAAATCTGCCATGAATGGAAAACAGCTACCCAAGAATTATCTGACTTGTTAGACGGAAAACAACCTGAACTCTGTGTCGCCGCTATTCACTCCGTCTGCGCCCATTACTTGCCCCCGGTTTTACAGCGTTTTTGTCAGGATTATCCCAACGTGCAACTGCGGGTAACGGCATTAGGGAGCGATCGCGCCCTGAAAGTCTTGAAAGATGGCTTGGTTGATTTAGCGATTGTCATGAATAACCGCTATTTAACCGCCAGCGCCGAAATGGTGACGGAGCAATTGTATGACGAACCCATCGAAGTCTTAATGGCAGCCGATCATCCATTAACAAAATATACCCTAGTGCCTTTGGATGCCCTAACGTGCTATCCCCATGTGATATTTAAAGATGGCTATGGAATGCAGCGATTGGTACAAGATTTGTTCTCCCGGCAAAGTGGCACCCTTAACGCTAGCTTAGAATTAAATTCCCTGGATGCTTTTCGGGGAGTTGTGCGTCAGGGACATTTAATTTCGCTGTTACCCCGATCTGCCTTGGTAGAAGCCCTAAATGATCCGACTCTGGCTGTGCGTTCGATTGCTGCTGCTACTGAAAATGGATCACCTCCGAAACAAACCTTGACCCGGCAAGTGGTGTTAGTCACGACACAAGATCGACTGCAAATCCCGCCGATTCGCGCCTTTTATAACATGGTGCTGGAACTTATGCCTACCTGTCATACAACAGTTCAAGAGACTGTGAGCGTAACTCCCGCGATCGCTCCTTAG
- a CDS encoding glycosyltransferase family 4 protein, which yields MRILIYSYNYFPEPIGIAPLMTELAEGLVKRGHQVRVVTGMPWYPQKEVYKDYQGKLYCTEVINGVAIQRSYVWIRPEPSLIDRLLLEVSFVATSFVHALKGKRPDIIFLTAPPLPVAVPAALLGWLHRVPVVLNLQDILPDAAVHLEILTNPKLIRIFSILEKFAYRTATKISVIADGFIKNLRKKGVSESKIELIPNWVNVDFIKPLPKEPNSFRQEHGLNGKFVVMYSGNIALSQGIETVIQASIRLRHIPEIVIVIVGEEKALERLQQEEARALVEWQIEIQKKARSQVKAEAKALQQLQLYKQTCKATNVLLLPFQPREKLPEMLAAADVGLVLQKHNVIDFNMPSKIPVLMASGRAIIASVPAEGTAASAIQRSSGGIIVKPEDPKNLAAEILDLYLHPEKVKALGDKGRKYAEENYAFDRALDRYEQLFASLQKR from the coding sequence ATGAGAATTCTGATTTATTCCTACAACTATTTTCCCGAACCCATTGGCATTGCCCCACTGATGACCGAACTCGCTGAGGGGTTAGTGAAACGAGGACATCAGGTTCGGGTGGTTACGGGGATGCCTTGGTATCCTCAAAAAGAAGTCTATAAAGACTACCAAGGCAAATTATACTGCACAGAAGTTATCAACGGTGTAGCGATTCAGCGCAGCTATGTCTGGATTCGCCCTGAACCCAGTTTAATCGATCGATTATTATTGGAAGTTAGCTTTGTGGCGACGAGTTTTGTCCATGCTCTAAAGGGTAAGCGCCCCGACATCATTTTCTTGACAGCACCACCACTACCCGTTGCCGTACCCGCCGCACTCCTAGGATGGCTACACCGGGTTCCAGTGGTTCTCAATCTTCAGGATATTTTACCCGATGCCGCTGTACACCTGGAAATTCTGACCAATCCCAAGCTGATTCGCATCTTTTCCATTTTGGAAAAATTTGCCTACCGAACAGCGACCAAAATTAGTGTTATTGCGGATGGGTTTATTAAAAACTTGCGGAAGAAGGGCGTCAGTGAAAGTAAAATTGAGCTGATTCCCAATTGGGTGAATGTTGATTTCATCAAACCTTTACCGAAAGAACCAAATTCATTCCGTCAAGAGCATGGACTCAACGGCAAGTTTGTGGTCATGTACTCCGGGAATATAGCGCTAAGTCAAGGCATAGAAACCGTTATCCAAGCTTCGATTCGCCTGCGTCACATTCCCGAAATTGTCATTGTTATTGTGGGAGAAGAAAAAGCTTTAGAACGATTGCAGCAAGAAGAAGCGAGGGCTCTGGTAGAATGGCAAATTGAGATCCAAAAGAAAGCGCGATCGCAGGTGAAAGCAGAAGCTAAAGCCTTGCAACAATTACAGCTATACAAACAAACCTGTAAAGCCACTAACGTACTCCTGCTACCGTTTCAACCTCGCGAAAAACTCCCGGAAATGTTAGCCGCCGCCGATGTGGGCTTGGTCTTGCAAAAGCACAATGTTATTGACTTTAATATGCCCTCAAAAATTCCGGTTTTGATGGCAAGCGGTCGTGCCATCATCGCCTCGGTGCCAGCCGAAGGGACAGCCGCCAGTGCCATTCAAAGAAGTAGCGGTGGTATTATTGTCAAACCCGAAGATCCCAAAAATTTAGCCGCCGAAATTTTGGATCTCTATCTCCATCCGGAAAAAGTCAAAGCTTTGGGTGACAAAGGCAGAAAGTATGCCGAAGAAAATTATGCGTTTGACCGAGCGCTTGATCGCTATGAACAACTCTTTGCTTCCCTTCAGAAGCGTTGA
- a CDS encoding sugar transferase: protein MGDSMSEADFKVILLHETPVMQLPDRLSVLEAVAFKETFQQIFQNHPLPPKIILDFRQTTFIDSCGIGALVNNYKNATSKDIELVLTNVGTPVMMILRMTNLDQILTVELLSESSQPPALPPTHPSTRSGIKRGLDIIGAIVGLGITALLFIPIATAIKLDSPGPIFFSQIRKGWMGKEFRIWKFRSMYVGSQDISKGKIRVKPLDENAPDPRVTRVGRFLRKSSLDELPQFVNVLTGEMSLVGTRPPTPDEVDYYDVPEWQRLDVKPGMTGEWQVNGRNQIHNFKDIIDLDLRYQHHWSLMYDVKLIIKTILVVFSKNSGAA, encoded by the coding sequence ATGGGTGACTCAATGTCAGAAGCGGATTTTAAAGTAATACTATTGCATGAAACTCCCGTCATGCAACTTCCGGATCGCCTGAGTGTGCTTGAAGCTGTGGCTTTCAAAGAAACCTTCCAGCAAATTTTTCAGAATCACCCCCTGCCGCCCAAAATTATTTTAGACTTTCGTCAAACGACCTTTATCGATAGCTGTGGGATTGGGGCGTTGGTGAACAATTACAAAAATGCGACCAGTAAGGATATTGAACTGGTACTTACCAATGTTGGCACTCCGGTCATGATGATTTTGAGAATGACGAACCTCGATCAAATTCTCACAGTGGAACTGCTTTCTGAATCAAGTCAGCCACCAGCATTACCACCCACTCACCCTTCCACCCGCTCTGGGATCAAACGCGGACTCGATATTATCGGCGCAATTGTCGGCTTAGGAATTACCGCACTGCTGTTTATTCCAATTGCTACGGCTATTAAACTTGATTCGCCAGGTCCCATCTTCTTCAGTCAGATCCGTAAAGGGTGGATGGGCAAAGAATTTCGGATTTGGAAGTTCCGCTCCATGTATGTCGGTAGTCAAGATATTAGTAAGGGTAAAATTAGAGTTAAACCATTGGATGAAAATGCCCCTGATCCCAGAGTGACACGAGTCGGTCGGTTTTTACGGAAAAGTAGCCTTGATGAACTGCCTCAATTTGTCAATGTCCTGACAGGGGAAATGAGTTTGGTGGGAACTCGACCCCCAACACCGGATGAAGTAGATTACTACGATGTCCCCGAATGGCAGCGTTTAGATGTCAAACCGGGTATGACAGGAGAGTGGCAGGTCAATGGGCGAAATCAAATCCACAATTTCAAGGACATCATTGACTTAGATTTACGCTACCAGCATCACTGGAGCTTGATGTATGATGTCAAATTAATTATTAAAACAATTTTAGTGGTTTTTTCTAAAAATAGTGGCGCGGCTTAA
- a CDS encoding CGLD27 family protein, with translation MRESSVSFCPVPTEQQPIHEYQQLKDSWFFRWAKLELRNYGLKLAWVWGLSWLIAGPVAAASFAPHQHLVQFILAGGAGAGVFLILVLLRLYLGWSYVCDRLSQETIGYEESGWYDGQTWTKPPEVLSRDRLIVSYQVQPILQRLQRTLGIIAILIISGSLLWNLS, from the coding sequence ATGAGGGAATCGTCCGTTTCTTTCTGTCCCGTACCGACAGAACAACAACCGATTCATGAGTACCAACAATTAAAAGACTCTTGGTTTTTCCGTTGGGCGAAGCTAGAATTGAGAAATTATGGGCTCAAGCTGGCTTGGGTTTGGGGCTTAAGCTGGTTAATAGCGGGTCCAGTCGCCGCCGCGAGTTTTGCGCCGCACCAGCATCTGGTACAGTTTATTTTGGCGGGTGGCGCAGGTGCTGGCGTGTTTTTGATATTGGTGTTACTGCGACTGTACTTAGGTTGGTCTTACGTGTGCGATCGCTTATCTCAGGAAACCATCGGCTATGAAGAGTCCGGCTGGTATGATGGTCAAACCTGGACGAAGCCGCCAGAAGTCCTGAGTCGCGATCGCCTGATCGTCTCCTATCAAGTTCAGCCCATTCTGCAACGCCTGCAACGAACATTGGGCATTATCGCTATTCTGATCATCAGTGGCAGCTTGCTATGGAATCTTTCTTGA
- a CDS encoding asparaginase, with protein sequence MTRVKRNQAPAIEVRLLREGIAESIHHAQAVLCDERGRVLSVAGNSETSTFIRSALKPFQALAVTTTGTLERYNLNDRDLAIICSSHQGHLEQVRQVFKILWRCDVDPSALQCPIPPGKQSALEYNCSGKHAGMLAVCCQRNWSIDSYLQYNHPVQRLVLSKVAELMRMPPEELISAHDVCGAPTYFLQLAQISTLFAQLASGDNLAMERIVRAMTHHPTLVAGEGAFDTELMRLTQGELVSKAGSEGVQCIGRVGEGLGMTIKVMDGAKRAKYAVAIQLLKQMGWISPAVAESLAENFMHFGEFKRLEVIGELSMSF encoded by the coding sequence ATGACAAGGGTAAAACGTAATCAAGCACCAGCGATCGAAGTCCGTTTACTCCGGGAAGGCATAGCCGAATCCATCCACCACGCTCAAGCTGTCCTCTGTGACGAGCGAGGGCGTGTCCTATCCGTAGCGGGCAATTCAGAAACATCAACCTTTATTCGTTCGGCACTCAAACCGTTTCAGGCTCTGGCAGTTACCACAACGGGAACCCTGGAACGATATAATCTTAACGACCGAGATTTGGCAATTATTTGTAGTTCCCACCAAGGTCATCTGGAACAGGTTCGCCAGGTTTTTAAGATTCTTTGGCGCTGCGATGTTGACCCATCAGCCTTGCAATGTCCGATTCCTCCGGGCAAGCAAAGTGCCTTAGAATACAACTGCTCTGGCAAACATGCAGGTATGCTTGCTGTCTGTTGCCAACGCAATTGGTCTATTGATAGTTATTTACAGTACAATCATCCCGTTCAACGACTCGTTTTGAGCAAAGTCGCGGAACTGATGCGGATGCCACCAGAAGAGTTGATTTCGGCACACGATGTCTGTGGGGCACCGACGTATTTTTTGCAACTCGCTCAAATCTCCACCCTCTTTGCTCAACTTGCTTCTGGTGACAATTTGGCAATGGAGCGAATTGTTCGGGCAATGACCCATCATCCTACCTTAGTGGCAGGAGAAGGGGCATTTGATACAGAATTAATGCGATTGACCCAAGGCGAACTGGTGAGTAAAGCAGGATCAGAAGGGGTTCAATGTATCGGTCGTGTGGGTGAAGGACTGGGTATGACAATTAAAGTCATGGATGGAGCCAAACGCGCTAAATATGCGGTAGCGATTCAGCTTTTGAAGCAAATGGGTTGGATTAGTCCCGCCGTGGCGGAAAGTTTGGCGGAAAACTTTATGCATTTCGGTGAGTTCAAGCGTTTAGAGGTGATTGGCGAACTCTCGATGAGCTTTTGA
- a CDS encoding ATP-binding protein, producing MHPDKPLKQSHLKVATDINAVAEIFAWFDRLASRQFPHQFCVNCKVALDEAFANVVDHAHQNLPPTTPIELELKIFADRLEMRIWDHGEPFDLQAKLDALHQKGCNLLEETGRGLILMEQFTDELFYQRLSDQRNCLFMGKRLVPGSH from the coding sequence ATGCACCCTGACAAACCCCTTAAACAATCGCATCTCAAGGTAGCCACAGACATCAATGCTGTTGCTGAAATTTTCGCCTGGTTTGATAGGTTAGCGTCCCGCCAATTTCCTCACCAATTTTGTGTGAATTGCAAAGTGGCACTAGACGAAGCCTTCGCCAATGTGGTTGATCACGCTCATCAAAACTTACCTCCAACCACCCCGATTGAGCTGGAGCTGAAGATATTTGCTGACCGCTTAGAGATGCGGATTTGGGATCACGGAGAACCGTTCGATTTGCAGGCTAAGTTGGACGCTTTACACCAAAAAGGCTGTAACCTTCTAGAGGAAACAGGCAGAGGATTAATTTTGATGGAGCAATTCACGGATGAACTATTTTATCAACGCTTATCTGATCAGCGTAATTGTTTGTTTATGGGAAAACGACTCGTACCAGGGAGCCATTGA
- the rsfS gene encoding ribosome silencing factor, giving the protein MTNDKGHKTNDQFQRSSTLFVNENQDQKARPDLALTIAQAADDRKGENIVILRVADVSYIADYFVIVTGFSRVQVRAISQSIEDQVETTWQRRPLRTEGQADGSWLLQDYGEVIVHIMLPHEREFYNLEAFWGHAEHVEFNSRQS; this is encoded by the coding sequence ATGACAAATGACAAAGGACATAAGACAAATGACCAATTTCAACGCTCATCTACCTTATTTGTCAATGAAAACCAAGACCAAAAAGCTAGACCCGATCTGGCATTAACTATTGCCCAAGCTGCCGATGATCGCAAAGGCGAAAATATCGTCATCCTCCGCGTGGCAGATGTTTCCTATATTGCTGATTATTTTGTGATTGTAACAGGCTTTTCGCGGGTACAGGTGAGGGCGATTTCTCAGTCGATTGAAGATCAAGTGGAAACGACTTGGCAACGGCGTCCTCTACGAACCGAAGGACAAGCTGATGGAAGCTGGCTGCTTCAGGATTACGGTGAAGTTATTGTTCACATTATGCTGCCTCATGAACGGGAGTTCTATAATCTAGAAGCATTTTGGGGTCACGCCGAACATGTTGAATTCAATTCGCGACAATCCTAA
- a CDS encoding 7-carboxy-7-deazaguanine synthase QueE — protein MSAKTGLTARLIELFSAIQGEGRNVGTRQLFIRLALCDLRCHFCDSQNTWAVPNLASVEQTPGHRDFETHPNPVTVDQLLAWVERQNYPGLHESISITGGEPLLQAPFLREFLPVVQHRTGLPIYLETGGHRPEQLAQILPYLNSIGMDMKLPSVSGEECWHAHRQFLQVCGDADVEVFVKLIIAQTTNTAELELAAELVAACNPSIPVFLQPVTPLAQPHHAPMIPPTPTQVLEWQALMKRHLKSVRVIPQTHKMIGQL, from the coding sequence ATGTCAGCTAAGACTGGACTCACCGCACGGCTCATTGAACTGTTTTCTGCCATTCAAGGTGAAGGACGCAACGTTGGTACCCGTCAATTATTCATCCGTTTGGCTCTGTGTGATTTGCGCTGCCATTTTTGCGATAGTCAGAATACCTGGGCAGTTCCCAATTTAGCTTCCGTGGAGCAAACCCCTGGACATCGGGATTTTGAAACTCATCCTAATCCCGTAACCGTTGATCAGTTATTGGCATGGGTTGAGCGGCAAAATTATCCAGGACTCCATGAAAGCATTAGCATAACAGGTGGCGAACCCCTGTTGCAGGCTCCCTTTTTAAGAGAGTTCTTGCCCGTAGTACAACATCGAACCGGGTTACCCATCTATTTGGAAACCGGTGGGCATCGTCCGGAGCAACTAGCCCAGATTCTACCCTATTTAAATAGTATCGGTATGGATATGAAATTGCCGAGTGTAAGTGGGGAAGAGTGTTGGCACGCTCATCGTCAGTTTCTTCAGGTTTGTGGCGATGCAGATGTTGAGGTTTTTGTCAAGCTGATTATTGCCCAAACAACGAACACCGCCGAACTGGAGTTAGCCGCCGAATTGGTTGCAGCGTGTAACCCCAGTATTCCCGTGTTTTTACAACCTGTAACGCCCCTAGCTCAACCCCATCATGCGCCAATGATCCCGCCAACGCCGACTCAAGTTTTAGAATGGCAAGCGTTGATGAAGCGCCATCTCAAATCAGTGCGCGTCATCCCCCAAACCCATAAGATGATCGGTCAGCTTTAG
- a CDS encoding DUF3318 domain-containing protein codes for MTSYATSSAKAEMSELRRLKTLLPPELQSWVMVEGTTEVNPPLLRTEEIGSDEVEVQIDLVKWEQFALDQRNLLFWHEVARIQNDTIPKEGWEMAALAIGLGGAVGELWVQDGLLLLLALALCGVSGWRLYQKNNGEKTLKTEIEADEKAIALATRFGYTLPNAYKSLGSALKTLVEVTPGRRQRRRYEARLAALKKSAAKAKAEAKSKRESRA; via the coding sequence ATGACATCCTATGCAACCTCTTCTGCCAAAGCCGAGATGAGTGAACTTCGGCGTCTGAAAACCTTACTCCCCCCAGAATTGCAAAGCTGGGTCATGGTGGAAGGAACGACGGAGGTCAATCCCCCATTGTTACGCACTGAAGAAATCGGTAGTGATGAGGTGGAGGTGCAAATTGACTTAGTGAAATGGGAGCAGTTTGCCCTTGACCAACGCAATCTCCTATTTTGGCACGAAGTTGCCCGGATTCAGAATGACACGATCCCCAAAGAAGGGTGGGAAATGGCAGCCCTAGCCATTGGCTTGGGAGGCGCTGTTGGGGAACTTTGGGTACAAGATGGATTGCTACTGCTGTTGGCACTCGCCCTCTGTGGTGTTTCTGGATGGAGACTCTATCAGAAAAACAACGGGGAGAAAACTCTCAAGACAGAAATTGAGGCAGATGAAAAAGCGATCGCTCTGGCTACTCGCTTTGGTTACACTCTCCCTAACGCCTACAAGAGCCTAGGCAGTGCCTTAAAAACATTAGTTGAAGTTACACCCGGTCGCCGTCAACGCCGCCGCTACGAAGCTCGCCTAGCCGCATTGAAAAAAAGTGCGGCTAAAGCCAAAGCCGAAGCGAAAAGCAAACGGGAATCCAGAGCCTAA
- a CDS encoding TldD/PmbA family protein, producing the protein MTPATASTLVSEDQALSLVDSVIQQSQAEGVFVSVSSSESALSRFSENQISQNINRHKFTLTVTSYFGKRSASASTTEFLPDAITDTIQRSEELARIAPEDPEWVPLLEPQVYESRVPAFDDATATLSPLARGEMVQQICAKSAKAGVEGSGRLSTQAFAQAVGNSQGLRACDRGTEAELSFTARIEDGSSWSQRTAFAITQLPLDSLIEPLIERAFAARNPREIQPGVYPVIFNNPAFADLLPWVIFNLNARSADEGRSFMSRTDDTGQPVGNRVGESLFSPLVQVQRHPAHPLLQRGTCFSDGLSNHYLEIIQDGVPQTLSYSRYWAKQQRKEPTGSLFPIVMSGSEQSLSDLIAQTERGILVNRAWYVRYVNPRTLEVTGMTRDGTFWIEDGKIAYPIKNLRFNQSLPDMLRDIDALSTVQRFGGRVIPGVRVKAFNFSSVTDSV; encoded by the coding sequence GTGACCCCAGCTACAGCCTCTACATTAGTAAGCGAAGACCAAGCCTTATCCTTGGTTGATTCCGTGATTCAGCAATCCCAAGCTGAAGGCGTGTTCGTCAGCGTGAGTTCCAGTGAATCTGCTCTCAGCCGCTTCTCAGAAAATCAAATTAGCCAGAATATTAACCGCCATAAATTTACTCTCACCGTTACCAGTTATTTCGGTAAACGCAGCGCATCGGCTTCCACCACAGAATTTTTACCCGATGCAATTACCGATACCATCCAGCGATCCGAAGAATTAGCTCGGATTGCACCCGAAGATCCAGAGTGGGTTCCCTTGCTTGAACCCCAAGTCTATGAGTCGCGTGTTCCTGCCTTTGACGACGCCACAGCCACTTTATCACCCTTAGCACGCGGAGAAATGGTACAACAAATCTGTGCTAAGAGTGCTAAAGCTGGAGTGGAAGGTTCTGGACGATTGAGTACTCAAGCCTTTGCTCAAGCCGTGGGGAACTCCCAGGGATTACGCGCCTGCGATCGCGGTACAGAGGCGGAGTTAAGTTTTACGGCTCGAATTGAGGATGGATCGAGTTGGAGTCAGCGTACAGCCTTTGCTATTACTCAGTTACCCCTGGATTCCCTGATAGAACCCCTGATTGAGCGGGCATTTGCCGCCCGTAATCCCCGTGAAATTCAACCGGGTGTTTACCCTGTCATCTTTAATAATCCGGCGTTTGCGGATTTACTCCCCTGGGTGATTTTCAATTTAAATGCCCGATCCGCCGATGAAGGGCGATCGTTTATGTCTCGCACCGATGACACAGGTCAACCTGTGGGTAATCGCGTTGGCGAATCCCTATTTAGTCCCTTGGTACAAGTGCAACGCCATCCTGCTCATCCATTGTTGCAGAGAGGAACCTGCTTTAGTGATGGATTGAGCAATCACTACCTGGAGATTATTCAGGATGGAGTGCCTCAAACCTTATCCTATAGTCGCTACTGGGCGAAACAGCAGAGAAAAGAACCCACAGGATCATTGTTTCCCATCGTTATGTCTGGATCTGAGCAAAGCCTGAGCGATTTGATTGCTCAAACGGAACGGGGAATCTTGGTTAATCGCGCTTGGTATGTGCGCTATGTCAATCCACGTACCTTAGAGGTGACAGGAATGACCCGTGATGGTACATTCTGGATTGAAGACGGGAAAATTGCTTATCCGATTAAAAATCTGCGATTTAACCAAAGTTTGCCCGATATGTTACGGGATATTGATGCTCTGAGTACGGTACAGCGTTTCGGGGGTCGGGTGATACCAGGGGTACGAGTTAAGGCGTTTAATTTCAGCAGCGTCACAGATAGCGTTTAA
- a CDS encoding RRXRR domain-containing protein, with product MIRVPVLSPKGKPLMPAKASRVRRWLKSGKVKVIRNDLGVFQVQLVKEPSGEQTQDIAAGIDPGKLFTGMAVQSKSVTLFLAHLNLPFKTVTKRMQGRAMMRRGRRGRRINRKVPYDQRNHRECRFDNRKGHKIPPSIRANKQLALRVIQELSKIYPFTHVLVEVIKARGDKGFSPAMVGQYWQIEQLEQAGYTVHTQEGWHTSNLRKYLGLPKSKNKAEESPAAHAVDGICLAASRFIRYRQIKGRSGTFLGSITVTPCQFAVISRSPICRRQLHLMIPGKGGKRRHYGGTLTRHGLRKGDYVKAEKAGITYYGYVSGDTKTQVSVSDAKWKRIGRFTTKKVQLLQRNTGLVSTVGLSNLALSEVEGRGLTSIPLRPTSLRSESHEVKRWCFLSN from the coding sequence ATGATTCGTGTTCCAGTTTTATCACCAAAAGGGAAACCATTAATGCCAGCTAAAGCTAGCCGTGTTCGACGGTGGTTAAAGTCAGGCAAGGTCAAGGTTATACGCAATGACTTAGGTGTCTTTCAAGTCCAGTTAGTCAAGGAACCGTCAGGTGAACAGACCCAAGATATTGCAGCCGGAATTGACCCGGGAAAGCTGTTTACTGGGATGGCTGTCCAGTCAAAAAGTGTCACCCTATTCCTTGCCCATCTGAACCTACCATTTAAAACCGTAACCAAGCGGATGCAAGGGCGGGCGATGATGCGACGAGGACGGCGAGGGCGACGGATTAACCGGAAGGTTCCTTATGACCAACGCAACCACCGCGAGTGCCGATTCGATAACCGCAAAGGTCATAAAATACCTCCCAGCATTCGGGCGAATAAGCAGTTAGCACTACGGGTGATCCAGGAGTTATCAAAGATTTACCCGTTTACTCATGTCCTCGTGGAGGTGATTAAAGCTAGAGGTGACAAGGGTTTTAGTCCGGCAATGGTCGGGCAGTATTGGCAAATTGAGCAGTTAGAACAAGCAGGCTATACCGTCCACACCCAAGAGGGATGGCACACCTCAAACCTAAGAAAGTATCTAGGCTTACCCAAGTCTAAGAATAAAGCTGAGGAATCACCCGCCGCCCATGCCGTTGACGGCATCTGCCTAGCCGCCTCCCGGTTTATACGGTATCGCCAGATTAAAGGCAGAAGTGGTACCTTCCTAGGGTCTATTACGGTAACACCATGTCAGTTTGCAGTGATTAGTCGCTCTCCAATTTGCCGCCGTCAGCTACATTTAATGATTCCCGGCAAGGGAGGGAAACGGCGGCATTATGGTGGCACCCTCACCCGTCACGGGTTGAGGAAGGGCGATTATGTCAAAGCTGAAAAGGCGGGTATCACTTACTACGGTTACGTTTCCGGTGACACTAAAACTCAAGTCTCGGTCAGTGACGCTAAATGGAAACGAATAGGGAGGTTTACCACCAAAAAAGTCCAATTGTTGCAACGAAATACCGGACTGGTATCAACAGTTGGGTTGTCAAACCTTGCCCTGAGCGAAGTCGAAGGGCGTGGTTTGACCTCTATCCCCCTCCGACCTACTTCGTTGAGGTCGGAGTCCCACGAGGTAAAACGATGGTGTTTCCTTAGCAATTGA
- a CDS encoding YciI family protein, giving the protein MPWFVKIEEGIVDKPTFDQYVPAHKAYVQDLIAKGHQAKTGYWAERGGGMLLFEANSKQEAQAIVQGDPLVANHCVKYQLHEWCIIAE; this is encoded by the coding sequence ATGCCCTGGTTCGTCAAGATAGAAGAAGGCATCGTCGATAAACCTACGTTTGACCAATATGTTCCGGCTCATAAAGCCTACGTCCAAGACTTGATTGCCAAAGGACACCAAGCCAAAACAGGTTACTGGGCTGAGCGAGGGGGTGGAATGCTCCTGTTTGAGGCGAATTCAAAACAAGAGGCACAGGCGATCGTCCAGGGAGATCCGTTGGTGGCAAATCACTGTGTCAAATACCAACTTCACGAATGGTGCATCATTGCCGAATGA